The nucleotide window ATTCCCTTTGGAGCATAGTTTTGTTTTAGCTCATCTGGTGTCTTGAATGTGCCATCTGCATCATTTACTGCAGTTGCCCATGGGATGTTTTGCGCACCGGGTACATGTCCACCTCTTTGTGCATGTTCCATTGGATATTCCGGCGGCGCAGTTATCTCGCCGGTAAATTCCTTGGCAGAACGCACATCAACCAGTCCGATTTCCTTTCTGTCCAGTGCTCGCTTGACATCAAACAGATATGCGCGTAGTCCTTCGTCTGGTGGAAATGCAACATAGTTGGTTGAAGAGATTTTTGGCTCATCAGTTGTGTATGGCTTTTTTTCAAGCTCCCACTTTTTTCTGCCACCATTCATTATTTTGATATTTTTGTGGCCGTAGTACTTGAAGACCCAAAATGCAAATGCTGCAAACCAGTTGTTAAAATCTCCATAAAGAATCACTTCGGTCTCAGGTGTGATCCCATTTCTTGACATTAATTCCTCAAATTGTTTTTTATCAACAATATCACGTGTTATTGGGTCGTTGATATCTCGTTTCCACCAGATCAGACTTGCACCTGAAATGTGGCCTTTGCGATATCCATTTTCCGGATCATAGTCCACCTCAACCAGCTTTAGATTGCCGCTTGGTGGATTTTTTGATACCCATTCTGTATCTACTAGGACTTCTGGATGTGCGTAACTCATTTCAATTTTGAACCGTTTCATGCATAATTAATTTTTTCTATCACATCAAAAAACTACATTTTTTAAACAAAGTCATACAAAAGGAAAGAGTTGAAACTAAATCGAGTAGGCATAGTATCCAAGTTTGGCTCCGAAGAGTCGGAGAATGCGGCAAAAAAAGTTGCAAAAAAGTTTCTTGCCAGTAAGGCCGAAGTCTTTACAATAGCACCAGTATCGGTGGAAGGTGCAAAACGAATCGAATCCGTCGATGAGCTAAACGACAAAAAACTGGATTTGGTAGTAACCATGGGCGGAGATGGCACCACGCTTCGTACATTTCGCAGCCTGACAAATGAGATCCCGCTTTTGACCATCAATGTTGGCGGTAACAGAGGAATTCTCTCAGAGATAACGCTGGACAAAATAGACACTGCCATTGCAGACATGAAATCAAACAAGGTTTGGTTTGACAAAAGAACCCGAGTTGTCGCATCATCTGGCGGAGAAGAGTATTCACCAGCATTAAATGAAATCTACATCAATAGACAAAACATGACAAAGACCGCAGAGTTTGAGATCAAGTTCCAAAACGATATAGTAAAACACAAAATGGACGGAGTCATGATCTCAACACCAAGCGGCTCTACTGGCCATTCGTTTTCACTGGGCGGTCCCGTACTGCACGAGAGCCTGGATATTTTGATAATCACACCAATCGCGCCAGTTCTTAGATTGCTCCCATCAATAGTAGTTCCAGACGAAAAAATTGAAGTCATTTGCTCACATGATACCAACATTGTGATGGATGCACAGGTGATCAAAACTGCAGGCTTTGAGGAATCAATAGTCATCAAAAAGCATCCAAAGCGCGCAGTCTTTGTGAGACTAAAAAAAC belongs to Candidatus Nitrosotenuis cloacae and includes:
- a CDS encoding sulfurtransferase, whose translation is MSYAHPEVLVDTEWVSKNPPSGNLKLVEVDYDPENGYRKGHISGASLIWWKRDINDPITRDIVDKKQFEELMSRNGITPETEVILYGDFNNWFAAFAFWVFKYYGHKNIKIMNGGRKKWELEKKPYTTDEPKISSTNYVAFPPDEGLRAYLFDVKRALDRKEIGLVDVRSAKEFTGEITAPPEYPMEHAQRGGHVPGAQNIPWATAVNDADGTFKTPDELKQNYAPKGITPDKEIICYCRIGERSSHSWFVLKYLLGYPQVRNYDGSWTEWGNMIGNPVEK
- a CDS encoding NAD(+)/NADH kinase, which codes for MKLNRVGIVSKFGSEESENAAKKVAKKFLASKAEVFTIAPVSVEGAKRIESVDELNDKKLDLVVTMGGDGTTLRTFRSLTNEIPLLTINVGGNRGILSEITLDKIDTAIADMKSNKVWFDKRTRVVASSGGEEYSPALNEIYINRQNMTKTAEFEIKFQNDIVKHKMDGVMISTPSGSTGHSFSLGGPVLHESLDILIITPIAPVLRLLPSIVVPDEKIEVICSHDTNIVMDAQVIKTAGFEESIVIKKHPKRAVFVRLKKRGLRQMGKLGV